A portion of the Thunnus maccoyii chromosome 20, fThuMac1.1, whole genome shotgun sequence genome contains these proteins:
- the LOC121887022 gene encoding WD repeat domain phosphoinositide-interacting protein 1-like — MESQDAQDGPEVHRGFICASFNQDTTSLSVGTKTGYQLFSVTAADKLDCIHEGVECPDVYIVERLFSSSLVVVVSLSMPRRMNVYHFKKGTEICNYSYSNNILSVRLNRQRLVVCLEESIYIHNIKDMKLLKTLLNTPTNPSGLCALSVNHSNSYLAYPGSATIGEITVYDANSLSTVTLIQAHDSPLAALTFNASGTKLASASEKGTVIRVFSIPEGQRLFEFRRGMKRYVSISSLSFSADAQFLCASSNTETVHIFKLEQHSPSQEEQSPTWSAYVGKMFTAASTYLPTQVSDMMHQDRAFATVRLNMFGLKNICALATIQKLPRLLVASSDGYLYIYNVDPQDGGECVLVQKHRLFDTSEEQVEQKEEEKPEDDLSQPASQSYAATVALPSTPPSSTTLMGYSEDGGAQKGEVIPEHEFAEGPVCLDDENEFPPVSHQSN, encoded by the exons ATGGAGTCCCAGGACGCGCAGGACGGCCCCGAAGTGCACCGAGGCTTCATCTGTGCCTCGTTTAACCAGGACACCAC TTCTCTGTCAGTGGGCACCAAGACTGGCTACCAACTCTTCTCAGTCACTGCTGCGGACAAGCTGGACTGCATTCATGAGGGAG TGGAGTGTCCGGACGTGTATATAGTGGAGCGGCTGTTCTCCAGCAgtctggtggtggtggtcaGTCTGTCCATGCCACGGCGAATGAACGTCTATCACTTTAAGAAGGGCACAGAGATTTGTAACTACAGTTACTCCAACAACATCCTCTCCGTCAGGCTCAACAGGCAG CGACTGGTGGTGTGCCTGGAGGAGTCAATTTACATCCACAATATCAAAGACATGAAACTACTCAAGACCCTGCTCAACACACCCACCAACCCCTCAG GTCTCTGCGCCCTCTCTGTTAACCACAGTAACTCCTACCTGGCCTACCCCGGCAGCGCCACCATCGGAGAGATCACTGTCTACGATGCCAACAGCCTG AGCACCGTGACCCTGATCCAAGCCCATGACAGTCCCCTGGCAGCCCTCACCTTCAATGCCTCCGGCACCAAACTGGCCAGCGCTTCAGAGAAA GGTACCGTTATCAGAGTCTTCAGCATTCCCGAAGGGCAGAGGCTGTTTGAATTCCGCCGAGGGATGAAGAG atATGTTAGCATCAGCTCATTGTCCTTCAGTGCGGATGCCCAGTTCCTGTGTGCCTCCAGCAACACTGAGACAGTCCATATCTTTAAACTGGAGCAGCACAGCcccag TCAAGAGGAGCAGTCTCCTACATGGTCAGCGTATGTGGGCAAAATGTTCACAGCAGCCAGTACCTACTTGCCCACCCAGGTGTCTGACATGATGCATCAGGACAGAGCCTTCGCCACTGTTCGACTCAACATGTTTGGCTTAAAGAACATCTGTGCCCTGGCAAC cattCAGAAGCTCCCTCGCCTGCTGGTGGCATCCTCAGATGGGTATCTTTACATTTATAATGTGGACCCACAGGATGGAGGCGAGTGTGTCCTGGTCCAGAAACACAG GCTGTTTGACACCAGCgaggaacaggtggaacagaaggaagaggagaaaccAGAGGATGACTTGTCCCAACCAGCCAGCCAATCATATGCTGCCACTGTGGCTCTCCCTTCAACCCCGCCCTCCTCCACCACTCTCATGG GATACTCTGAGGACGGAGGAGCCCAGAAGGGTGAGGTCATCCCAGAGCACGAATTCGCTGAGGGCCCCGTCTGTCTGGATGATGAAAATGAGTTTCCTCCAGTCAGCCACCAGAGTAACTGa
- the arsg gene encoding arylsulfatase G gives MAEGFTLLLSGMLLCGLLLHMVSQHGVDKPSKKPNFIIILADDIGWGDLDANQPEEKANNTPYLNMMAQQGLRLTDFHSPASTCSPSRAAILTGRYGLRNGVTHNFAVRSVAGLPLSEVTLPQLLQKAGYYTAMIGKWHLGHNGPYSPTKRGFDYYFGIPYSNDMGCTDIPGYNLPQCFPCDSSGPQVIRLKRHVPGGCYSKVGLPLIENISIVEQPLDLWTLTEQYKSAALRIIHNAREREQPYLLYIALAHMHVPLAPPLPPDTPSIAHNPHDSRVYTASLREMDSLVGAVKSASDDTDKDNTLIWFTGDNGPWEQKCQYAGSVGPFEGKWQSSRGGGSAKRTTWEGGHRVPTVAYWPGVILANTTSAALLSGMDIFPTLLSLAGVTPPSDRGYDGIDATNILLRGEQTGHEFLFHPNSGAAGKFGDLQAVRAGKYKAFYITGAAEACGGATGTQQLHDPPLIFDLEHDEAEETPLDVGTLEYQAAAERITRRREELLWDIATDKSVSAADYTTDESAAPCCDPTQAVCRCRTLG, from the exons ATGGCGGAGGGTttcactctgctgctgtctggGATGCTGCTATGTGGCCTGCTTCTGCACATGGTGTCCCAGCATGGAGTTGATAAGCCCAGCAAGAAGCCCAATTTCATCATCATACTGGCCGATGATATAGGCTGGGGTGACCTGGATGCTAACCAGCCTGAAGAGAAGGCAAACAATACACCTTACCTCAACATGATGGCCCAGCAAGGACTAAG ATTGACAGACTTCCACTCTCCAGCCTCAACCTGCTCTCCATCCCGTGCTGCCATCCTGACCGGACGCTATGGCTTAAGGAACGGGGTGACTCATAACTTTGCTGTGCGCTCTGTGGCCGGTTTGCCTCTGTCTGAAGTTACCTTGCCCCAGCTACTACAGAAGGCAGGATATTACACCGCCATGATCGGGAAATGGCATCTTGGCCATAATGGACCATATAGTCCTACTAAAAGAG GGTTTGACTACTACTTCGGTATTCCTTACAGTAATGACATGGGCTGTACTGATATACCTGGATATAATCTACCACAGTGCTTCCCCTGTGACTCATCTGGACCTCAAGTGATCAG ATTGAAGAGACATGTACCTGGAGGCTGTTATTCCAAAGTGGGCCTTCCTCTGATTGAAAACATCAGTATTGTGGAGCAGCCTCTTGACCTGTGGACTCTAACAGAACAGTACAAATCTGCTGCACTCAGAATCATACACAACGCGAG GGAGCGAGAGCAGCCCTACCTTCTCTACATAGCGTTGGCTCACATGCATGTTCCCTTGGCCCCTCCACTCCCTCCAGACACCCCCTCCATTGCCCATAACCCACATGACAGCAGAGTGTACACTGCCAGCCTGCGAGAGATGGACAGCCTGGTGGGGGCGGTAAAGAGCGCTTCTGATGACACGGACAAAGACAATACTCTCATCTGGTTCACCG GTGACAACGGTCCTTGGGAACAGAAGTGTCAATATGCAGGAAGTGTAGGACCTTTCGAAGGAAAGtggcagagcagcagag GTGGGGGTTCAGCTAAGCGGACCACCTGGGAAGGAGGTCACAGGGTGCCAACGGTGGCCTATTGGCCTGGTGTAATCCTTGCAAACACCACCAGCGCTGCCCTGCTCAG TGGTATGGACATTTTCCCAACCCTTCTGTCCCTGGCAGGGGTAACACCGCCCTCAGACAGAGGTTACGATGGCATTGATGCCACAAATATCCTCCTGCGTGGTGAACAGACTGGTCACGAG TTTCTCTTCCACCCTAACAGTGGTGCTGCAGGGAAGTTTGGTGATCTGCAGGCAGTCCGAGCAGGGAAATACAAAGCGTTCTACATCACAG GTGCAGCTGAAGCATGTGGTGGTGCAACAGGAACTCAGCAGCTCCATGACCCGCCGTTGATATTTGATCTGGAACATGACGAGGCCGAGGAAACACCCCTGGATGTCGGGACACTTGAATACCAGGCGGCTGCAGAGAGGATCACCCGCAGGAGGGAGGAGCTATTATGGGACATTGCCACCGACAAGTCTGTGTCCGCAGCAGACTACACCACCGACGAGTCAGCAGCGCCCTGCTGTGACCCGACACAAGCTGTTTGCCGCTGCCGCACGCTGGGCTGA